In a single window of the Nilaparvata lugens isolate BPH chromosome 1, ASM1435652v1, whole genome shotgun sequence genome:
- the LOC111049735 gene encoding ribonuclease 3 → MEDDTEDYLESKCWLRDTPSELYYLVPDPLHPNVNQSSNRLDKLCEEFDNVLIRRAERVRSTLPKYDLPVRKKKLKLAKHKCDHTVSSDESHCSSSSSSSSSSSDSDEEDCTMQELQRKKSHPLRLHPELWYNDKGEMNDGPLCRCSAKASRSGIRHNIYAGENNLPRCSLNSNNISKLYHYRITISPPTNFLIKTPTIIPYDNHEYIFEGFSMFSHKKLDKLPDCKVIRFNIEYTILYFEEETPKNFTIRELDLFHKYLFEELLELVDLDFKGAGGDPDRCSQFHFMPRFVRDLPDNGKEILSMNEVLIYCLENSHDLVKESDLERIPLMKQSEWEKEVDKVKGMITTRPAMKPCALRIDQLDRDPVEGKTSPYPEIVHFGIRPPQLSYAGNPEYQKAWREYVKFRHLLANMPKPSFADKRKLEVKENQLQQMRTWTKMKRDVTITVNSEGFKRTGIMCDIVQHAMLIPVLVSHLRFHRSLDVLEETIKYKFKNRYLLQLALTHPSYRENFGTNPDHARNSLTNCGIRQPEYGDRRIHYMNTRKRGINTLINIMSRFGKKKVTESNITHNERLEFLGDAVVEFITSIHLFHMFPQLEEGGLATFRAAVVQNQHLAELAKTLKLDDYMLYAHGSDLCHELELRHAMANCFEALMGALFLDGGIEVADKVFGETFISDKQHLDVWVNYPRHPLQEQEPVNDRHWISKFETLQKLTKFEELINIQFTHIRLLARAFTDRSMGFTHLTLGSNQRLEFLGDTVLQLITSEYLYKYYPEHHEGHLSLLRSSLVNNRTQAIVCDDLGMTEYALYSNPKAELKTKDRADLLEAFLGALYIDKGMEYCKGFCNVCFFPRLLTSIMKQDWNDPKSKLQQCCLTLRTMEGGEPEIPVYKVIECIGPTNGRVFTVAVYFKGRRLAKATGNSIQQAEMNSAKEALEQSHNLFPQLDHQKRVIAKSLSQHPARRHSNNQVRKNSSQQNRGSLKNR, encoded by the coding sequence ATGGAGGATGATACAGAAGATTATCTTGAAAGTAAATGTTGGCTTAGAGATACCCCATCTGAATTGTATTACTTAGTACCTGATCCATTGCATCCTAATGTAAATCAATCATCAAACAGACTAGACAAATTGTGTGAGGAATTTGATAACGTTCTTATCAGGAGAGCAGAGAGAGTCAGATCAACTCTTCCAAAGTATGATTTACCTGTTAGGAAGAAAAAGTTGAAGCTAGCTAAACACAAGTGCGATCATACAGTGAGTTCAGATGAGAGTCACTGTAGCAGCAGCAGTAGCagcagtagtagtagtagtgacTCAGATGAAGAGGATTGTACAATGCAGGAACTGCAGCGTAAAAAGAGTCATCCACTACGACTGCACCCTGAGCTTTGGTACAATGACAAAGGAGAAATGAATGACGGCCCTCTCTGTCGGTGCAGTGCCAAAGCTAGTAGATCAGGAATAAGGCATAACATCTATGCTGGCGAAAACAATCTACCCAGGTGCTCATTGAACAGCAATAACATTTCAAAGCTCTACCACTACAGGATTACTATCTCTCCACCAACCAACTTTCTTATCAAAACTCCGACAATCATACCATATGATAATCATGAATATATATTCGAGGGGTTCTCCATGTTCTCTCAtaagaaacttgacaaacttccTGATTGTAAAGTCATCCGATTTAACATAGAATACACCATACTATATTTTGAAGAAGAAACTCCCAAGAACTTTACAATAAGAGAACTCGATCTTTTCcacaaatatttatttgaagaatTGTTGGAATTGGTTGATCTTGATTTCAAAGGAGCAGGTGGAGATCCAGATCGTTGTTCACAATTTCATTTCATGCCTAGGTTCGTGAGAGATTTGCCTGATAATGGAAAAGAGATATTATCAATGAACGAAGTTTTGATTTATTGTCTTGAAAATTCTCATGACTTAGTCAAAGAATCAGATCTCGAGCGAATACCTCTAATGAAGCAAAGTGAATGGGAAAAAGAAGTAGATAAAGTGAAAGGAATGATTACAACTAGACCTGCCATGAAGCCGTGTGCTCTACGAATTGATCAGTTGGACAGAGATCCTGTTGAAGGCAAAACTAGTCCATACCCTGAGATAGTTCATTTTGGAATCAGACCCCCCCAACTGAGTTATGCAGGAAATCCAGAATATCAAAAAGCTTGGAGAGAATATGTGAAATTCAGACATCTCCTTGCAAACATGCCTAAGCCATCGTTTGCAGATAAAAGAAAATTAGAAGTTAAAGAAAATCAGCTTCAGCAGATGAGAACATGGACTAAAATGAAAAGGGATGTGACCATCACTGTGAACAGTGAAGGCTTCAAAAGAACCGGAATCATGTGTGATATCGTTCAGCATGCGATGCTGATTCCAGTTCTTGTTTCTCATCTACGTTTTCATAGATCATTAGATGTATTGGAGGAAACAATCAAATACAAATTCAAGAATAGGTATCTATTGCAATTGGCTCTTACTCACCCATCATATAGAGAAAACTTTGGTACAAATCCTGATCATGCTAGAAACTCTTTGACCAACTGTGGAATCAGGCAGCCAGAGTATGGTGATCGCAGAATACATTACATGAATACTCGAAAAAGAGGAATTAATACTCTTATCAATATCATGTCCAGGTTTGGAAAGAAGAAAGTGACTGAATCGAATATCACTCACAATGAAAGACTGGAATTCCTTGGTGATGCAGTTGTTGAATTCATCACTTCTATTCACCTTTTCCACATGTTTCCACAACTAGAAGAAGGTGGATTAGCAACTTTCAGAGCAGCAGTTGTTCAAAATCAACATCTAGCAGAACTGGCGAAAACTCTGAAATTGGATGATTACATGCTTTATGCTCACGGATCTGATCTGTGTCATGAGTTGGAATTAAGACATGCAATGGCAAATTGTTTTGAAGCATTAATGGGTGCCCTCTTCCTTGATGGAGGAATCGAAGTTGCTGATAAAGTTTTTGGAGAAACATTCATCAGTGATAAGCAACATCTTGATGTATGGGTAAATTATCCACGTCATCCATTGCAAGAGCAGGAGCCTGTCAATGATCGCCACTGGATCAGTAAGTTTGAAACTTTGCAAAAGTTGACGAAGTTTGAGGAGCTGATCAACATTCAGTTCACTCATATTCGTTTGTTGGCAAGGGCTTTCACCGACCGCAGCATGGGATTCACTCACTTGACACTTGGATCCAATCAACGCTTAGAGTTTTTGGGGGATACTGTACTTCAACTCATCACATCAGAATACCTGTATAAGTACTATCCTGAACACCATGAAGGACATCTGTCGCTGCTCAGAAGTTCCCTAGTCAATAATAGAACTCAAGCAATTGTCTGCGATGATTTAGGAATGACTGAGTACGCACTATATTCAAATCCTAAAGCTGAGCTTAAAACCAAAGATAGAGCCGATTTACTTGAAGCTTTTCTGGGCGCTTTGTACATTGACAAAGGGATGGAATACTGTAAAGGATTCTGCAATGTTTGCTTTTTCCCTCGCCTCCTGACGTCCATAATGAAACAAGACTGGAATGACCCCAAGTCGAAGCTGCAGCAGTGCTGTTTGACCCTTAGAACAATGGAAGGTGGTGAACCAGAAATTCCTGTCTACAAAGTTATAGAGTGCATAGGGCCAACGAACGGGCGAGTTTTCACTGTGGCTGTCTATTTCAAAGGCAGGAGGTTAGCCAAGGCCACTGGAAATAGCATTCAGCAGGCTGAAATGAACTCAGCCAAAGAAGCGCTAGAACAATCTCACAATCTTTTTCCGCAACTGGATCATCAGAAGCGAGTTATAGCCAAAAGTTTATCGCAACATCCAGCACGACGACATAGTAATAATCAGGTTCGAAAAAATTCCTCCCAACAAAATAGAGGATCACTGAAAAATAGGTAG